In Microbacterium pumilum, the following proteins share a genomic window:
- a CDS encoding TetR/AcrR family transcriptional regulator, whose product MIEAETVDETPLARQRAQPMTPDDRRAMIAAQAIPLFIEFGSSLTTRQLAEHLGIAEGTIFRAFGDKDALVRASVRAFFDRAEAQLSTGIVDPSLPLEMKVAHFVRGARDHARGVFAMLSLLDRSEAGEYISRARSGAFEAAIADAFAPDAAALAVPPEQVGVLLRIAVIAASVPSHNQQPRLDDDEIVQFILYGIAGRPRGKD is encoded by the coding sequence GTGATCGAAGCCGAAACCGTCGACGAGACTCCGCTGGCCCGCCAGCGCGCACAGCCCATGACCCCCGACGACCGGAGGGCCATGATCGCCGCGCAGGCGATTCCGCTGTTCATCGAGTTCGGCAGCTCACTGACCACCCGTCAGCTCGCCGAGCACCTCGGCATCGCCGAAGGCACGATCTTCCGGGCGTTCGGCGATAAGGACGCGCTCGTGCGTGCCTCGGTGCGTGCCTTCTTCGACCGCGCCGAGGCTCAGCTGTCGACGGGGATCGTCGACCCCTCGCTTCCCCTCGAGATGAAGGTCGCCCATTTCGTCCGCGGTGCCCGCGACCATGCCAGGGGGGTCTTCGCGATGCTGTCCCTGCTCGATCGCAGCGAGGCGGGCGAATACATCTCCCGTGCCCGCTCGGGTGCGTTCGAGGCAGCGATCGCCGACGCCTTCGCACCGGATGCCGCGGCCCTCGCCGTTCCGCCCGAGCAGGTCGGAGTGCTCCTGCGGATCGCCGTGATCGCGGCATCCGTCCCGTCTCACAATCAGCAGCCACGGCTGGACGATGACGAGATCGTCCAGTTCATCCTCTACGGCATCGCGGGTCGGCCCCGCGGAAAGGACTGA
- a CDS encoding ABC transporter ATP-binding protein: protein MLGRLLVRYLVPAWPLVVAVVVFQLAQSIASLMLPTLNAAIIDDGVVKGDIPYIWSTGAVMLGVSLVQVICAVIAVYFGSRLAMGMGRDLRGDLFHRVVAFSQREVGQFGAPSLITRNTNDVQQVQMLVQVSATLMVAAPMLAIGGVIMAIRQDAGLAWLMAIAVPALLIIVGLIVWRMVPAFTQMQAKIDRVNQIMREQLSGIRVVRAFVREREERQRFSTASEGVMATGLRAGNLMALMFPAVMLVMNVSSVAVIWFGAFQVQNAGVQIGTLFAFLNYMMQILMGVMMATFMFVMIPRAAVCAKRIGQVLGTDTSVAAPVDPADAPAPAGRIEFDHVDFAYPGAEEAVLHDITFTVEPGTTTAVIGSTGAGKTTMIGLVARLFDVTAGSVLVDGVDVRTYDPDELWQRVGLVQQRAFLFSGTIASNLRYGDMAATDDELWRALEFAQARDFVEAMPDQLEAKIAQGGTNVSGGQRQRLAIARAIVKRPEVYVFDDSFSALDLRTDAALRRALDTHLPDATRLVVAQRVSTIQHADQIVVLDHGRMVGIGTHDELVETCETYREIVESQLSVEAAA from the coding sequence GTGCTCGGCAGACTACTCGTGCGCTACCTGGTCCCCGCGTGGCCGCTCGTTGTCGCGGTCGTGGTGTTCCAGCTCGCGCAATCGATCGCGTCACTCATGCTCCCGACGCTCAACGCCGCGATCATCGATGACGGCGTCGTCAAGGGCGACATCCCGTACATCTGGTCGACCGGCGCCGTGATGCTCGGGGTCAGCCTCGTGCAGGTGATCTGCGCGGTGATCGCGGTCTACTTCGGCTCCCGCCTGGCGATGGGCATGGGGCGGGACCTGCGCGGTGATCTCTTCCACCGCGTGGTGGCGTTCTCGCAGCGGGAGGTCGGCCAGTTCGGCGCGCCGTCGCTCATCACCCGCAACACGAACGACGTGCAGCAGGTGCAGATGCTCGTCCAGGTGTCGGCGACGCTCATGGTCGCGGCCCCGATGCTCGCGATCGGCGGCGTCATCATGGCGATCCGTCAGGATGCGGGCCTCGCGTGGCTCATGGCGATCGCCGTGCCCGCCCTCCTCATCATCGTCGGCCTCATCGTGTGGCGCATGGTGCCGGCATTCACCCAGATGCAGGCGAAGATCGACCGCGTCAACCAGATCATGCGCGAGCAGCTCTCCGGCATCCGGGTGGTCCGCGCTTTCGTGCGCGAACGGGAAGAGCGTCAGCGGTTCTCGACGGCGAGCGAAGGTGTGATGGCGACGGGCCTGCGCGCCGGAAACCTCATGGCGCTGATGTTCCCGGCCGTGATGCTCGTGATGAACGTGTCGAGCGTCGCGGTGATCTGGTTCGGCGCCTTCCAGGTGCAGAACGCGGGTGTGCAGATCGGCACGCTCTTCGCGTTCCTGAACTACATGATGCAGATCCTGATGGGCGTGATGATGGCGACCTTCATGTTCGTGATGATCCCGCGCGCGGCGGTGTGCGCCAAGCGCATCGGGCAGGTGCTCGGCACGGATACTTCGGTCGCGGCGCCGGTCGACCCGGCCGACGCGCCGGCGCCCGCGGGTCGCATCGAGTTCGATCACGTCGACTTCGCCTACCCCGGGGCCGAGGAGGCCGTGCTGCATGACATCACCTTCACGGTGGAGCCGGGAACAACGACCGCGGTCATCGGCTCCACCGGAGCCGGCAAGACGACCATGATCGGCCTCGTGGCGCGCCTGTTCGACGTCACGGCCGGTTCGGTGCTGGTCGACGGGGTCGACGTGCGCACCTATGACCCCGATGAGCTGTGGCAGCGAGTCGGACTCGTCCAGCAGCGCGCATTCCTGTTCTCCGGCACGATCGCGTCCAACCTCCGCTACGGCGACATGGCCGCCACCGACGACGAGCTGTGGCGCGCCCTCGAGTTCGCTCAAGCCAGGGATTTCGTTGAGGCCATGCCCGACCAGCTCGAGGCGAAGATCGCGCAGGGCGGTACGAATGTCTCGGGCGGGCAGCGACAGCGACTGGCGATCGCCCGCGCGATCGTGAAGCGCCCCGAGGTCTACGTCTTCGACGATTCGTTCTCGGCACTGGATCTGAGGACGGATGCCGCGCTCAGACGCGCACTCGATACGCATCTGCCGGATGCCACGCGTCTGGTCGTGGCGCAGCGGGTCTCGA